From Arthrobacter sp. FW306-2-2C-D06B, a single genomic window includes:
- a CDS encoding metal-sensitive transcriptional regulator, with protein MSTIDVNPTDLDPADVNIGQHGYSSNKDAYLRRLKRIEGQVRGIARMVEEDKYCIDILTQVSAVTKALHAVSLGLVEEHIGHCVVGAASESDPVVRAEQIDIKVKEAADAIGRLLR; from the coding sequence ATGAGCACGATCGATGTGAACCCCACAGATTTGGACCCGGCTGACGTGAACATTGGCCAGCATGGCTACTCTTCCAACAAGGACGCGTACTTGCGGCGCCTCAAGCGGATCGAGGGCCAAGTACGCGGTATTGCACGCATGGTGGAAGAGGACAAATACTGCATCGACATCCTCACGCAAGTCTCGGCAGTCACGAAGGCGCTGCATGCCGTGAGCCTCGGCCTCGTAGAGGAACACATCGGGCACTGCGTCGTCGGAGCTGCCTCCGAGTCCGATCCCGTCGTGCGCGCAGAGCAAATCGACATCAAGGTCAAGGAGGCAGCCGATGCCATCGGGCGCCTGCTGCGGTAA
- a CDS encoding heavy-metal-associated domain-containing protein encodes MGHTATIQTNVSVSGMTCGHCVSAVSEEIESLAGVENVEIDLNAGGISTVTITSTQELSPSEIGEAVAEAGYLVVANEA; translated from the coding sequence ATGGGCCACACCGCCACCATCCAGACCAACGTCAGCGTTTCCGGCATGACCTGCGGGCACTGCGTCTCAGCCGTCAGCGAGGAAATCGAGTCCTTGGCAGGTGTGGAGAATGTCGAAATCGACCTGAATGCCGGCGGAATCTCCACCGTCACCATCACTTCCACCCAGGAATTGTCGCCGTCCGAAATCGGCGAAGCCGTCGCCGAAGCCGGCTACCTGGTAGTCGCGAACGAGGCCTAG
- a CDS encoding heavy metal translocating P-type ATPase yields MTCASCVARVERKLGKLEGVEASVNLPLESAQVKVPDNVTDQQIVDTVNATGYKAWIRETHPSPSQPHEHAHDRETSIEGSTGHDDATKHDHSDGAGDHNEWLPDHSGDAGGMRQRASKGGTTEHAEHVARGAAAGDHDARTHEDHMHHGPASRQLRPRLIAAAILTVPVFAISMIPALQFPQWGWVAAALALPVVTWAAWPFHRAAAINARHFASTMDTLVSIGVLAAYLYSAWQLVSNPMMTEHPGMESTGGMGGGLYFEVAAVVTTFLLLGRYLEANAKAKAGDALKALLNLGAKDATVLRDGVEHKIPAEQLVVGDIFVVRPGEKIATDGLVTGGSSAVDASLVTGESVPVEVGPGSQVTGATINTSGRLLVRATRVGSETTLAQMGRLVSQAQTGKAPIARLADRISAVFVPVVLVIAVVTFVVWLALSGDLNASFTAAVAVLVIACPCALGLATPVGLLTGTGRGAQLGILIKGPQVLEDTRTVDAILLDKTGTVTSGKLAVGHTLALNGHSPADVLSLAGAVEAASEHPIAHAIAAAAKSAMPDAGPLPAVKDFSSAPGGGVRGMVALSLAGNGAERMVVAGRTGWLENNGIFPDDADRQALATEEGEGATAIWVAVDGKPAGIVTLRDTVKPGSAAAIAKLKELGIRPLLLTGDNAAVAAQVATAVGISPEDVFAGVLPEGKVDAVRKLQAQGSTVAMAGDGVNDAAALAQADLGIAMGSGTDVAIEASDLTVMGSDLGQLVQAIELSRKTLSTIKTNLFWAFFYNAIGIPVAALGLLNPMIAGAAMAASSVLVVANSLRLRSFAK; encoded by the coding sequence ATGACGTGCGCATCGTGCGTAGCGCGCGTAGAGCGGAAACTAGGCAAGCTCGAGGGCGTGGAGGCTTCAGTCAACCTCCCCCTCGAATCAGCCCAAGTAAAAGTCCCGGACAACGTCACGGACCAACAAATCGTGGACACAGTGAACGCAACAGGCTACAAAGCCTGGATCCGCGAAACGCACCCAAGCCCGTCTCAGCCCCATGAGCACGCCCACGATCGCGAAACCAGCATCGAAGGCAGCACCGGTCACGACGACGCAACGAAACATGACCACAGCGACGGTGCCGGCGACCACAACGAATGGCTCCCTGACCACAGTGGCGACGCGGGGGGCATGCGGCAGCGTGCGTCTAAGGGAGGAACGACCGAGCACGCAGAGCATGTGGCCCGTGGCGCCGCGGCAGGCGACCACGATGCGCGCACCCACGAAGACCACATGCACCACGGCCCTGCGTCCCGCCAGCTAAGGCCAAGACTCATCGCCGCAGCCATACTGACGGTCCCGGTCTTCGCCATCTCGATGATTCCAGCTCTACAGTTCCCGCAGTGGGGTTGGGTCGCGGCCGCACTTGCACTTCCCGTGGTGACATGGGCTGCCTGGCCCTTCCACCGGGCCGCCGCCATCAACGCGCGCCATTTCGCCTCGACCATGGACACGCTCGTCTCCATTGGTGTCCTGGCCGCATACCTCTACTCCGCGTGGCAGCTCGTCTCGAACCCCATGATGACTGAACACCCCGGCATGGAATCCACGGGAGGCATGGGCGGCGGGCTGTACTTCGAAGTTGCCGCCGTGGTCACCACGTTCCTGCTTCTGGGCCGCTATCTTGAGGCCAACGCCAAAGCGAAGGCCGGTGATGCCCTCAAGGCACTCCTGAATCTGGGAGCCAAGGACGCAACGGTGCTGCGAGACGGCGTCGAGCACAAGATCCCGGCCGAGCAACTCGTGGTGGGGGACATCTTCGTGGTCCGACCGGGAGAAAAGATCGCCACTGACGGCCTGGTGACGGGCGGTTCGTCTGCCGTGGATGCCTCATTGGTCACCGGTGAATCGGTGCCCGTGGAGGTCGGGCCGGGAAGCCAGGTCACGGGCGCCACCATCAATACTTCGGGCCGTTTGCTCGTCCGCGCGACGCGCGTCGGTTCCGAAACGACGCTGGCGCAAATGGGGCGGTTGGTGAGCCAGGCGCAGACGGGCAAAGCCCCGATCGCACGGCTCGCCGATCGCATCAGCGCCGTCTTCGTTCCGGTCGTACTGGTCATCGCCGTGGTTACTTTCGTAGTCTGGCTCGCCCTGAGCGGGGACCTCAATGCCTCGTTCACAGCTGCTGTGGCAGTGCTCGTGATTGCCTGCCCGTGTGCGCTTGGGCTCGCGACTCCCGTTGGCCTCCTGACCGGGACCGGCCGGGGTGCGCAGCTCGGCATCCTCATCAAGGGTCCACAAGTGCTTGAAGATACGCGCACCGTGGACGCTATCCTGCTCGACAAGACCGGTACCGTCACGAGCGGCAAGCTGGCCGTTGGACACACCCTGGCCTTGAACGGCCACTCCCCCGCCGATGTGCTGTCTCTCGCCGGCGCCGTCGAGGCAGCGTCGGAGCACCCCATCGCCCACGCCATCGCCGCTGCCGCCAAGTCCGCAATGCCCGACGCCGGCCCTCTCCCCGCTGTGAAGGACTTCAGTTCCGCCCCGGGCGGCGGAGTCCGGGGGATGGTTGCGCTGAGCCTAGCCGGAAATGGCGCCGAGCGAATGGTCGTGGCGGGCAGGACTGGCTGGTTGGAAAACAACGGAATCTTCCCTGACGACGCAGACCGCCAGGCACTGGCAACCGAGGAAGGCGAGGGCGCTACCGCCATCTGGGTTGCTGTGGATGGGAAGCCCGCTGGAATAGTCACGCTCAGGGACACCGTCAAACCCGGTTCGGCTGCAGCCATCGCGAAGCTCAAGGAACTCGGGATCCGCCCTCTGCTGCTGACCGGAGACAACGCCGCTGTCGCCGCCCAAGTGGCCACCGCCGTCGGGATCTCCCCGGAAGACGTATTCGCTGGGGTCCTGCCGGAAGGCAAAGTGGACGCGGTACGGAAACTCCAGGCCCAGGGCTCCACTGTGGCCATGGCCGGGGATGGAGTCAACGACGCCGCAGCATTGGCGCAAGCCGACCTTGGCATCGCCATGGGATCCGGTACGGATGTGGCCATCGAGGCCTCGGATCTGACCGTGATGGGCAGCGACCTCGGCCAGCTGGTGCAAGCCATCGAGCTGTCCCGGAAGACGCTCTCCACGATCAAGACAAACCTGTTCTGGGCATTCTTCTACAACGCCATCGGTATCCCCGTGGCAGCCCTTGGTTTACTCAACCCGATGATCGCGGGGGCGGCCATGGCTGCGAGCTCGGTCCTGGTGGTCGCAAATTCGCTAAGGTTGCGCTCGTTCGCAAAGTAG
- a CDS encoding DUF2277 domain-containing protein, with amino-acid sequence MCRNIHTLHNFEPRATSAEVEAAALQYVRKISGTTKPSKVNEEAFAEAVHEIAHITQHLLDSLVTHAPARNRDEEAAKARARAAVRFGTA; translated from the coding sequence ATGTGCCGGAACATCCACACCCTCCACAATTTCGAGCCACGAGCCACCTCCGCGGAGGTGGAAGCCGCAGCCCTGCAATACGTGCGCAAGATCAGTGGCACCACCAAGCCGTCAAAGGTCAACGAGGAGGCCTTCGCCGAGGCTGTCCATGAGATCGCGCATATCACCCAGCATCTGCTCGATTCCCTCGTGACCCACGCGCCAGCGCGCAACCGCGACGAGGAAGCGGCGAAAGCCAGGGCCCGCGCGGCCGTTCGTTTCGGAACGGCCTAG
- a CDS encoding EamA family transporter codes for MSAATNRAGAAGFMASGLGLALFSSAVFGLSGSFAKSLLETGWTPGAAVAIRLSGAALILVIPAVVALRGRWHQLKDNWLTILLFGVIGVAGCQLFYFNSVSRLSVGVALLLEYLAPTMIVLWLWAASRRRPRALTAIGTLLSLGGLVLVLDLTGAVKVDFVGVLWGMAAAVCLVIYFFITAKQNDTLPPIVLASGGLMAGSILIWIAGGTGLVSMTFATADTHLGPWTTPWWVSIAGLVILSTVLSYVTGIMAARSLGSKVASFVSLTEVLFAVVWAWLLLAELPGAIQLVGGALIVCGVVLVRIDELRADKRDAVEPGKDHAARELDHANDVEPVPSERVL; via the coding sequence GTGTCAGCTGCAACAAACCGGGCTGGTGCTGCGGGCTTCATGGCGTCGGGCCTGGGGCTCGCGCTCTTTTCCTCAGCGGTCTTCGGCTTGTCCGGCTCGTTTGCCAAGTCCCTCCTGGAAACCGGGTGGACCCCAGGCGCGGCAGTTGCCATCCGATTGAGCGGTGCTGCACTCATCTTGGTGATCCCGGCCGTCGTCGCTCTCCGCGGCCGTTGGCACCAGCTCAAGGACAATTGGCTCACCATCCTGCTGTTCGGCGTGATTGGTGTTGCGGGGTGCCAGCTCTTCTACTTCAACTCGGTGTCCCGGCTGTCCGTGGGGGTCGCGCTCCTGCTTGAATATCTCGCGCCCACCATGATCGTCCTGTGGCTGTGGGCCGCCAGTCGACGCCGTCCGAGGGCCCTCACCGCTATTGGAACGCTGCTTTCGCTCGGCGGACTCGTCCTGGTGCTTGATCTCACCGGCGCAGTGAAGGTGGACTTCGTCGGCGTCCTCTGGGGCATGGCCGCGGCAGTCTGCTTGGTCATCTATTTCTTCATCACGGCCAAGCAAAACGACACGCTGCCTCCCATTGTGCTGGCTTCCGGCGGTCTCATGGCAGGCTCAATCCTTATCTGGATTGCCGGCGGAACCGGTCTGGTGTCCATGACTTTCGCCACCGCGGATACGCACCTCGGGCCGTGGACCACGCCGTGGTGGGTCTCGATCGCCGGCCTCGTCATCCTCTCCACCGTGCTGTCCTACGTCACCGGGATCATGGCAGCACGAAGCCTCGGGTCGAAGGTGGCATCCTTTGTCTCGCTCACGGAAGTGTTGTTCGCCGTGGTGTGGGCCTGGCTGTTGCTGGCCGAGTTGCCGGGAGCCATCCAGCTCGTGGGCGGGGCACTCATCGTGTGCGGAGTGGTCCTGGTGCGGATCGACGAGCTGCGCGCGGACAAGCGCGATGCCGTGGAGCCCGGTAAAGACCACGCAGCCCGCGAGCTTGACCACGCGAACGACGTCGAGCCGGTTCCTTCCGAGAGGGTCCTCTAA
- a CDS encoding CGNR zinc finger domain-containing protein, producing the protein MLFAPDTEVALRSVVHLINSAANGTESLTSVAELRAFLDAEEFTGSRDGTEAELVSVRRLRSQLASLWTADEYAAAKAVNQLLTDARALPQLVKHDHWDWHLHATTPEAPLAERMGTEAAMALVDVIRSKEMDRLRVCAADDCDAVVLDLSRNRSKLYCDTGNCANRTHVAAYRARKASGTE; encoded by the coding sequence GTGCTTTTTGCACCTGACACTGAAGTGGCGCTTCGAAGTGTGGTCCATTTGATCAATTCGGCCGCCAACGGCACCGAATCCCTCACGAGTGTCGCCGAACTCCGCGCCTTCCTCGATGCGGAAGAATTCACGGGGAGCAGGGACGGAACCGAGGCCGAGCTAGTCAGCGTCAGGCGACTGCGGAGCCAGCTGGCTTCCCTGTGGACGGCCGATGAATACGCGGCCGCAAAGGCCGTCAACCAACTCCTCACGGACGCTCGCGCACTCCCCCAATTGGTCAAGCACGATCACTGGGATTGGCACTTGCACGCAACCACCCCTGAAGCGCCCCTTGCGGAACGCATGGGCACCGAAGCTGCCATGGCACTCGTGGACGTCATCCGCAGCAAGGAAATGGATCGCCTGCGGGTGTGCGCGGCGGACGATTGCGACGCCGTCGTGCTGGACCTGAGCCGCAACCGTTCCAAGCTCTATTGCGATACCGGCAACTGTGCCAACCGAACACACGTCGCGGCCTACCGGGCGAGGAAGGCCTCGGGGACCGAATAA